From one Suicoccus acidiformans genomic stretch:
- a CDS encoding SAG1250 family conjugative relaxase produces MVVTKHFVTHGKKYRRRLIKYILNPDKTNNLKLVSDFGMSNYLDFPSYEEMVEMYNVNFTNNDKLYESRNDRQEKRQQNIHAHHLIQSFSPEDNLTPEEINRIGYETMMELTGGRFRFIVATHTDKNHVHNHILINAIDRNSDKKLIWNYALERNLRMISDRISKMAGAKIIEKRYSYCDYQKYRQSSHKFELKQRLYFLMQQSKSFDDFLEKAVQLHVHIDFSQKHSRFMMTDRAMTKPIRGRQLRKRDLYDEEFFRIHFAKQEIESRLEFLLNCVNSLEELLLKAKELNLTIDLKQKNVTFILEEDTQKISLGHKKISDKKLYDVNFFQAYFKNKEVGDSEGLENLLEQYHAFQEERDKDKVSTEEIEEAFETYKEKRDAVHEFEVELAKHQIEKLADKGVYIKVSFGVKQSGLIFIPNYQLDILEEENRKKFKVYIRETTSYFIYNKEHSDKNQYIKGRTLIRQLTNDSRVIPYRRPTVERLQEKISEINLLIELTETDKKYQDIKDELVKEIAELDIKLTQINEKITTLNKIAEVLINLKSEEPNSRKLAKYEFSKLNLTESITLEQVSEKIRVMQEDLSQYLYEYEGLARKLETLIERLNIDKKSHRKTLDVVLME; encoded by the coding sequence ATGGTAGTCACTAAACACTTTGTAACGCACGGAAAAAAATACCGTAGGCGTCTGATTAAGTATATCCTCAATCCCGATAAAACGAACAATTTGAAATTGGTATCTGATTTTGGCATGAGCAATTACTTAGACTTTCCCAGCTATGAAGAAATGGTAGAAATGTACAATGTCAACTTTACCAATAACGACAAGTTGTACGAATCCAGAAATGACCGACAAGAAAAACGCCAACAAAATATTCATGCCCATCACCTCATCCAATCATTTTCTCCCGAGGATAATCTGACACCTGAAGAAATTAACCGCATTGGTTATGAGACCATGATGGAATTAACAGGAGGCCGTTTTCGTTTTATCGTGGCAACTCATACAGACAAAAATCATGTTCATAATCACATCCTAATCAACGCCATTGATCGTAATTCAGATAAAAAGTTGATATGGAATTATGCCTTGGAACGAAACCTTCGTATGATTTCAGACCGCATTTCTAAAATGGCAGGGGCAAAAATTATCGAGAAGCGTTACTCGTATTGTGACTATCAAAAATATAGGCAGTCTAGTCATAAATTTGAATTAAAGCAACGCCTTTATTTTTTGATGCAGCAGTCAAAGTCCTTTGATGATTTTTTAGAAAAAGCGGTGCAGTTACATGTTCATATTGATTTTAGTCAGAAGCATAGTCGATTCATGATGACAGATAGAGCTATGACAAAGCCAATTCGAGGACGCCAACTCAGGAAACGAGATTTATATGATGAAGAATTTTTTCGTATACATTTTGCCAAGCAAGAGATTGAAAGTCGATTAGAATTTCTGTTGAACTGTGTTAATTCATTAGAGGAGCTACTATTAAAAGCAAAAGAATTGAATCTAACCATTGACTTAAAACAAAAAAATGTAACTTTTATACTGGAAGAAGATACTCAAAAGATAAGTTTGGGTCATAAAAAAATAAGTGACAAGAAATTATATGATGTTAATTTTTTTCAAGCTTACTTTAAAAATAAGGAGGTCGGTGATTCAGAAGGATTAGAAAATTTACTGGAACAGTACCATGCTTTTCAAGAAGAACGAGATAAGGATAAGGTATCCACTGAAGAGATTGAAGAAGCCTTTGAGACATATAAGGAAAAACGAGATGCCGTTCATGAATTTGAAGTGGAACTTGCAAAGCACCAAATAGAGAAGCTAGCTGATAAGGGCGTTTATATCAAGGTGTCTTTCGGTGTCAAACAGAGCGGTCTTATTTTTATTCCCAACTATCAATTAGATATTCTTGAAGAAGAGAATCGGAAAAAATTTAAAGTCTATATCCGTGAGACAACCTCATACTTTATCTATAACAAAGAACATTCGGATAAGAATCAGTATATAAAAGGGCGAACCTTGATTAGACAGCTAACAAACGATAGTCGAGTGATACCATACAGAAGACCAACTGTTGAACGACTTCAAGAAAAGATTTCTGAGATTAACCTCTTAATTGAGTTAACAGAGACAGATAAGAAATATCAAGACATTAAAGACGAGTTGGTCAAAGAAATAGCAGAGCTAGATATCAAATTAACTCAAATCAATGAAAAAATCACCACCTTAAATAAGATAGCGGAAGTGCTTATCAACTTGAAGAGTGAAGAACCAAATAGTCGAAAACTAGCAAAATATGAATTTTCAAAACTAAATTTGACAGAATCCATTACATTAGAACAAGTAAGCGAAAAAATAAGAGTAATGCAAGAGGATCTAAGTCAGTATCTTTATGAGTACGAAGGATTAGCTAGGAAATTAGAAACATTGATTGAAAGATTAAATATTGATAAAAAATCACATCGAAAAACATTGGATGTAGTATTGATGGAATAA
- a CDS encoding SAG1252 family conjugative relaxosome accessory protein, protein MGREIKLIRKQFRITRQEEKQIKEMMREQKLDSFSEFLRQNLLKKNYQDRIFESWFSLWQSQKFEQISRDVYEVLIIARENHQVTQEHVSILLSCVQELIAEVNQVQPLSHEFREKYMR, encoded by the coding sequence ATGGGACGAGAAATTAAGTTGATTCGTAAGCAATTTAGAATCACGAGACAAGAAGAAAAACAGATAAAAGAAATGATGAGGGAACAAAAACTGGATAGTTTCTCAGAATTTCTTCGTCAAAATTTGTTGAAAAAAAATTACCAGGATAGAATTTTTGAAAGTTGGTTCTCTCTTTGGCAATCTCAAAAGTTTGAGCAGATTAGTCGAGATGTGTATGAAGTTTTGATTATTGCAAGAGAAAATCACCAAGTGACTCAAGAACACGTTTCAATCTTATTGAGCTGCGTTCAAGAATTGATAGCGGAAGTCAATCAAGTACAACCACTCAGTCATGAGTTTCGTGAAAAATACATGAGATAG
- a CDS encoding Blp family class II bacteriocin → MNTQTISQFELLDTELLATVEGGASGKCIAGVVVGALLGSVGGPWGSAAGGAVGAGFFC, encoded by the coding sequence ATGAATACACAAACAATTTCACAATTTGAACTTTTGGACACTGAACTGCTTGCGACTGTTGAAGGTGGAGCCTCAGGTAAATGTATTGCAGGTGTTGTGGTAGGTGCTCTGTTAGGCTCTGTCGGAGGACCATGGGGTTCAGCAGCAGGAGGTGCTGTTGGAGCTGGTTTCTTCTGTTAG
- the mobC gene encoding plasmid mobilization relaxosome protein MobC gives MVYRYRTNLKKVFLTDSELHQLNERIAKSHCQNFSVYARKVLLNPNMSFVTINTDTYDQLVFELRRIGNNINQIARAINQSHLISQEQLQELSKGVSELITGVEKEFQVEAKRLREFHGSH, from the coding sequence ATGGTTTATCGATATCGCACTAATCTCAAAAAAGTATTTTTAACAGATTCAGAGTTACATCAATTGAATGAACGAATTGCTAAGAGTCATTGTCAAAATTTTTCAGTCTATGCCAGAAAAGTGTTGCTGAATCCCAATATGTCATTTGTCACCATTAACACGGATACCTATGACCAGTTAGTATTTGAATTGAGACGGATTGGAAATAACATCAATCAAATTGCGCGTGCCATTAATCAAAGTCATCTGATTTCTCAAGAACAGTTACAAGAATTAAGTAAGGGAGTTAGTGAGTTGATTACTGGAGTGGAGAAAGAATTTCAAGTGGAAGCGAAAAGACTGAGGGAGTTTCATGGTAGTCACTAA